The Glycine soja cultivar W05 chromosome 6, ASM419377v2, whole genome shotgun sequence genome has a window encoding:
- the LOC114415625 gene encoding two-component response regulator-like PRR95, whose translation MPEVVMSGEKNSLGVEGLAKEDSGGSGSKGGAAHLKGFMRWEKFLPKMILRVLLVEADDSTRQIIAALLRKCSYKVAAVPDGLKAWELLKGRPHNVDLILTEVDLPSVSGYALLTLIMEHEICKNIPVIMMSSQDSISTVYKCMLRGAADYLVKPIRKNELRNLWQHVWRRQSSTTGINGPQDESVAQQKVEATAENNAASNRSSGDAACIQRNMELIEKGSDAQSSCTKPDCEAESGPVDNIDNIQEFSPLKCGEAYPSGTETQQVETSIRLGQTLMMHASHAGGLNVSICKNGEASTTDADPEHFGNGISGEAHDNHYVQMNSSKEAIDFIGAFHTHPICTLKNSTVNCTGKFDLSPQLDLSLRRSRPSSFENELTEERHTLMHSNASAFKRYTNRQLQISTPAVLINFSDQQRQQIANCEKNISRIATGCNSDSSTPSMQRCIVSPTTVQSKEPELATSHSQPGHSLPIPVKGVRFNDLCTTYGSVFPSVFRAQSGSPAMPSPNSVMLLEPNFQVNAFYQSNMKESSSEQLYEPGGPNGNTTQNHIVYTHEHKSENAEDQGHISPTTDQSVSSSFCNGNASHLNSIGYGSNCGSSSNVDQVNTVWAASEGKHKDLTSNANSHRSIQREAALNKFRLKRKERCYEKKVRYESRKKLAEQRPRVKGQFVRQVHPDPLVAEKDCKEYDHSHISDTLERRA comes from the exons ATGCCAGAGGTGGTGATGAGTGGAGAGAAGAACTCACTGGGAGTGGAGGGGCTTGCGAAGGAAGATAGTGGTGGAAGTGGGAGCAAGGGTGGTGCTGCTCATTTGAAGGGCTTTATGAGGTGGGAGAAGTTCTTGCCCAAGATGATTTTGAGGGTGCTATTGGTTGAAGCAGATGATTCCACAAGACAGATTATTGCCGCGCTTCTCAGAAAATGCAGCTACAAAG TGGCTGCTGTTCCTGATGGCTTGAAGGCGTGGGAATTACTGAAGGGAAGACCACACAATGTTGATCTAATTCTGACAGAAGTGGATTTGCCATCCGTATCTGGCTATGCACTTCTCACATTAATTATGGAGCACGAGATTTGCAAAAACATCCCTGTTATAA TGATGTCTTCCCAAGATTCAATTAGCACAGTATACAAATGCATGTTGAGAGGTGCTGCTGATTATCTTGTTAAGCCTAttagaaaaaatgaattgaGGAACTTGTGGCAACATGTTTGGAGAAGACAATCA TCAACCACAGGCATTAATGGTCCCCAAGATGAGAGTGTTGCACAACAGAAGGTTGAAGCCACTGCAGAAAATAATGCTGCTAGTAATCGTTCAAGTGGTGATGCTGCTTGCATTCAGAGAAATATGGAATTAATTGAGAAAGGAAGTGATGCACAG AGCTCTTGTACGAAGCCTGACTGTGAAGCTGAGAGTGGCCCTGTCGATAACATCGATAACATCCAGGAATTTTCTCCGCTGAAATGTGGGGAAGCGTATCCAAGTGGAACAGAGACACAACAGGTTGAAACAAGCATTCGCTTAGGCCAGACATTAATGATGCATGCCAGTCATGCTGGAG GATTAAATGTGAGCATCTGCAAAAATGGTGAGGCAAGCACAACTGATGCTGATCCAGAGCATTTTGGGAATGGCATCAGTGGTGAGGCTCATGACAATCACTATGTTCAAATGAACTCTTCCAAGGAAGCCATTGACTTCATTGGAGCATTTCATACTCATCCAATCTGCACCCTGAAAAATTCCACAGTTAATTGCACGGGCAAGTTTGACCTTTCTCCTCAATTGGATCTTTCTCTGAGAAGATCTCGTCCCAGCAGCTTTGAGAATGAACTCACTGAAGAAAGGCACACCCTGATGCATTCTAATGCTTCAGCTTTCAAGCG GTATACTAACAGGCAATTGCAAATCTCGACGCCTGCAGTGTTAATTAACTTCTCTGATCAACAAAGACAACAGATAGCAAATTGTGAAAAAAACATCTCACGCATCGCTACTGGCTGCAACTCAGATAGTTCAACACCTAGTATGCAAAGATGTATCGTGTCTCCAACTACAGTCCAATCAAAAGAACCTGAACTTGCAACCTCACACTCCCAGCCAGGGCATTCTCTCCCAATTCCTGTAAAGGGTGTAAGGTTCAATGATCTATGCACAACCTATGGTTCTGTATTTCCTTCAGTGTTTCGTGCCCAGTCAGGTTCACCAGCAATGCCAAGTCCAAATTCAGTTATGCTCCTTGAACCAAACTTTCAAGTCAATGCATTTTATCAGTCAAATATGAAAGAGAGTAGTTCAGAGCAGCTTTATGAACCTGGTGGTCCAAATGGAAACACCACCCAAAACCACATTGTGTACACACATGAGCACAAATCAGAAAATGCAGAAGATCAAGGACATATCTCTCCTACCACTGATCAAAGTGTTTCAAGTAGTTTCTGCAATGGAAATGCAAGCCATCTTAACAGCATTGGTTATGGAAGCAACTGTGGAAGTAGCAGCAATGTTGATCAAGTTAACACTGTCTGGGCAGCTTCAGAGGGCAAGCATAAAGACCTCACAAGCAATGCAAACTCTCATCGATCTATCCAAAGAGAAGCAGCTCTAAACAAATTCCGCTTGAAAAGGAAAGAGAGATGCTATGAGAAGAAG GTTCGATATGAGAGCAGAAAGAAACTAGCAGAGCAGCGTCCCAGAGTGAAAGGACAATTTGTGCGTCAAGTGCATCCTGATCCTCTTGTTGCAGAAAAAGATTGCAAAGAATATGAtcattcacatatttctgacACACTGGAGAGGAGAGCATGA
- the LOC114415626 gene encoding NDR1/HIN1-like protein 26 isoform X2, which produces MSKITITSPKHCADKEGLKIKNYKKIYFTFSAFFITILLLILVIWLILHPAKPQFSLKEVDIFQLNLSGPNLNSSIQLTLLSKNPNQKVGIYYDEIQLYATYKGQQITGDTPVPPFYQGQEESNLITASLVGNALPVAPSLGYELGRDQIVGRLVLNLKANGKLRWKVGTWVSGRYRFNVNCVAINAFGPSIPAGPLTSKQGAQCSTTL; this is translated from the coding sequence ATGTCTAAAATAACAATAACCTCTCCAAAACACTGTGCTGACAAAGAAGGACTAAAAATCAAGAACTACAAGAAGATCTACTTCACTTTCTCAGCATTTTTCATCACAATCCTACTACTAATACTTGTTATATGGCTCATCCTCCACCCTGCAAAGCCTCAATTCTCCCTCAAAGAAGTCGACATCTTCCAACTTAACCTTTCAGGCCCAAACCTCAACTCCTCCATCCAACTCACCCTCCTCTCCAAAAACCCAAACCAGAAAGTTGGCATTTACTACGACGAGATTCAACTCTATGCAACCTACAAGGGCCAACAAATTACTGGTGATACCCCTGTGCCACCCTTTTATCAAGGCCAAGAAGAGAGTAATCTCATAACAGCTTCTTTGGTGGGAAATGCTTTACCCGTGGCTCCGTCTCTTGGCTATGAACTTGGTCGTGATCAAATTGTTGGAAGACTAGTCTTGAATCTCAAAGCCAATGGAAAGCTTCGTTGGAAAGTGGGAACATGGGTCTCTGGACGTTACAGGTTCAATGTTAATTGTGTTGCTATCAATGCCTTTGGACCCTCTATTCCTGCTGGGCCTCTCACTTCAAAGCAAGGGGCTCAGTGTTCCACCACACTTTAA
- the LOC114415626 gene encoding NDR1/HIN1-like protein 26 isoform X1, translated as MSKITITSPKHCADKEGLKIKNYKKIYFTFSAFFITILLLILVIWLILHPAKPQFSLKEVDIFQLNLSGPNLNSSIQLTLLSKNPNQKVGIYYDEIQLYATYKGQQITGDTPVPPFYQGQEESNLITASLVGNALPVAPSLGYELGRDQIVGRLVLNLKANGKLRWKVGTWVSGRYSILSRIDYQELLFHLCVYASIFGIHCYMHILKLPVEYFVLNHLSHEY; from the exons ATGTCTAAAATAACAATAACCTCTCCAAAACACTGTGCTGACAAAGAAGGACTAAAAATCAAGAACTACAAGAAGATCTACTTCACTTTCTCAGCATTTTTCATCACAATCCTACTACTAATACTTGTTATATGGCTCATCCTCCACCCTGCAAAGCCTCAATTCTCCCTCAAAGAAGTCGACATCTTCCAACTTAACCTTTCAGGCCCAAACCTCAACTCCTCCATCCAACTCACCCTCCTCTCCAAAAACCCAAACCAGAAAGTTGGCATTTACTACGACGAGATTCAACTCTATGCAACCTACAAGGGCCAACAAATTACTGGTGATACCCCTGTGCCACCCTTTTATCAAGGCCAAGAAGAGAGTAATCTCATAACAGCTTCTTTGGTGGGAAATGCTTTACCCGTGGCTCCGTCTCTTGGCTATGAACTTGGTCGTGATCAAATTGTTGGAAGACTAGTCTTGAATCTCAAAGCCAATGGAAAGCTTCGTTGGAAAGTGGGAACATGGGTCTCTGGACGTTACAG CATTTTGTCACGCATTGATTACCAAGAGCTACTCTTTCATCTATGCGTCTATGCCAGCATTTTCGGAATTCATTGTTACATGCATATTCTGAAGCTGCCAGTTGAATATTTTGTGCTTAACCATTTGTCCCATGAATACTGA